In Fundulus heteroclitus isolate FHET01 chromosome 17, MU-UCD_Fhet_4.1, whole genome shotgun sequence, the following are encoded in one genomic region:
- the slc35e3 gene encoding solute carrier family 35 member E3 has product MTGQLFGFPANRRIVAGLLVNLLSSICIVFINKWIYVRYGFPNMTLTLVHFVVTWSGLYICQKMDFFCPKSLPVRRIMWLALSFCGFVAFTNLSLQNNSIGTYQLAKAMTTPVIILIQTTYYKKTFSTKIKLTLVPITLGVLLNSYYDVRFNVLGTVFATLGVLVTSLYQVWVGAKQHELQVNSMQLLYYQAPLSSAFLLGIIPVFEPLTGDGGIFGPWSLPALVTVLFSGVVAFLVNLSIYWIIGNTSAVTYNMFGHFKFCITLIGGYLLFNDPLSLNQALGILCTLAGILSYTHFKLLEHEEGKSRLAQRP; this is encoded by the exons ATGACCGGGCAGCTCTTTGGTTTCCCAGCCAACAGGCGCATCGTCGCCGGCCTGCTGGTCAACCTGTTGTCCTCCATCTGCATCGTCTTCATCAACAAATGGATCTATGTCCGCTACGGCTTCCCCAACATGACCCTCACCCTTGTGCATTTTGTGGTCACGTGGTCGGGACTCTACATTTGCCAGAAAATGGACTTCTTCTGTCCCAAGAGCCTCCCGGTGCGCAGGATCATGTGGCTGGCGCTCAGCTTCTGTGGGTTTGTGGCCTTCAccaacctctccctgcagaaCAACTCGATAGGGACGTATCAGCTGGCCAAAGCCATGACCACACCCGTCATCATCCTCATCCAGACCACCTACTACAAGAAGACCTTCTCTACCAAGATTAAGCTGACTCTG GTGCCCATAACGTTGGGGGTGTTATTGAACTCCTACTACGACGTGCGCTTCAACGTCTTGGGGACGGTGTTCGCTACGTTGGGCGTTCTTGTCACTTCCCTCTACCAGGTG TGGGTGGGGGCCAAACAACATGAGCTCCAGGTGAACTCCATGCAGCTCCTGTACTATCAG GCTCCTCTGTCGTCGGCGTTCCTCCTCGGCATCATCCCGGTGTTTGAGCCGCTGACCGGAGACGGTGGCATATTCGGACCGTGGTCTCTGCCAGCTCTG GTGACGGTGCTGTTCTCGGGCGTGGTGGCGTTCCTCGTCAACCTCTCTATCTACTGGATCATCGGCAACACCTCGGCTGTGAC CTACAACATGTTTGGTCATTTTAAGTTCTGCATCACTCTGATTGGAGGATACCTGCTCTTCAACGACCCGCTCTCTCTCAAccag GCGTTGGGGATCCTCTGTACGCTGGCAGGAATCCTGTCCTACACGCACTTCAAGCTGCTTGAACACGAGGAGGGGAAAAGTCGCCTGGCTCAGAGGCCGTAG